A single Primulina eburnea isolate SZY01 chromosome 11, ASM2296580v1, whole genome shotgun sequence DNA region contains:
- the LOC140806386 gene encoding uncharacterized protein At2g33490-like gives MKSSLGKLRKIAMNKSELKDNWDLNIDGIAQAAKDMKDMRTCYDSLLYAAAATANSAYEFSESLMEMGSCLLDKTAIHDDDESGGTFSLLGRVQLELQKLVNIYRGHIITTITNPSESLLSELRKVEEMKLQCDEKREMFEYMVGQLKEKGKLRHGKGETFTAQQVHAVREEYDEAARLCVFRVESLKQGQCRSLLTQAVRHHAAQSNFFRKGLQSLKAVEPQVKNVAETHHIDYELGELRDGEVVDDEGNNFDTKDDRELSVDNRQSKQDLDNTEVSRNSMELDQVGAPNPQMSRMKELETHINSGKNQGELMLSQQHLAVSHSAPINSEKFDSDEKIREMQNTVWKLNTHVLPTPADAKGSRTNTSEENSDNHFLPIPRPLNEVVAVPQVDAHSGIDAQKIKRLAFSGPLAGKASSNKLQLFTSGPIGSSEQPQSISGKVSHATGVPPPPPSSLNVPLIAAHPLLSSPKINELHELPRPPDSLASNPVRSAVALGHSAPLVNRNQEVSPTYRNPLRSSKEGSPLPLPRLSISRSFSVRTNSQAAISLHAGKGAQSSQIAKNMEEVASPPSTPVAFLNMKSPNNWKIRGSY, from the exons ATGAAATCGTCTTTGGgaaagctgagaaaaatcgcGATGAACAAAAGTGAGCTCAAGGACAATTGGGATCTCAATATAGATGGAATAGCTCAAGCAGCTAAG GATATGAAAGATATGCGAACTTGCTATGATAGCTTGCTTTATGCGGCTGCCGCTACGGCAAATAGTGCTTACG AGTTTTCAGAGTCATTGATGGAGATGGGAAGTTGTCTACTGGATAAAACTGCAATTCACGACGATGATGAAAGTG GAGGAACATTTTCACTCCTTGGAAGGGTGCAGCTTGAACTTCAGAAACTTGTCAATATTTAT CGGGGTCATATCATCACGACAATCACAAATCCGTCAGAATCTCTTCTTAGCGAGCTTCGGAAAGTGGAG GAGATGAAATTGCAATGTGATGAGAAAAG AGAGATGTTTGAATATATGGTGGGACAgcttaaagaaaaaggaaaattgaGACATGGAAAAGGGGAGACTTTTACCGCGCAGCAAGTCCATGCAGTTCGTGAAGAATATGATGAAGCTGCGAGGCTCTGTGTTTTTCGTGTTGAATCACTGAAGCAAGGGCAATGTCGAAGCCTGTTGACACAGGCAGTTCGTCACCATGCAGCTCAG TCAAATTTCTTTCGGAAAGGACTTCAGTCTCTTAAAGCTGTTGAGCCACAAGTTAAAAATGTTGCAGAAACTCATCACATTGATTATGAACTTGGTGAGTTGCGCGATGGGGAAGTTGTTGACGATGAAGGGAACAATTTTGATACTAAGGATGACAGAGAGTTGAGTGTTGACAATAGACAAAGCAAGCAGGATCTGGACAATACAGAAGTATCTAGAAATTCAATGGAG TTGGACCAGGTAGGTGCTCCAAATCCACAAATGTCGAGAATGAAAGAGTTAGAGACACACATTAACAGTGGGAAAAACCAAGGGGAGTTGATGCTTAGTCAACAACATCTAGCAGTCAGTCATTCTGCTCCAATAAATTCAGAGAAGTTTGATTCAGATGAAAAAATCAGAGAAATGCAGAATACTGTGTGGAAACTTAATACTCATGTGTTGCCCACTCCAGCTGATGCCAAGGGTTCAAGAACAAACACTTCTGAAGAGAACAGTGACAATCACTTTCTCCCAATTCCTCGCCCTCTGAACGAAGTAGTTGCTGTACCACAAGTGGATGCACATAGTGGAATTGATGCTCAAAAAATCAAAAGACTAGCATTCTCTGGTCCATTAGCTGGCAAGGCATCATCGAACAAGCTCCAGTTATTTACCAGCGGACCCATTGGTTCTTCTGAACAACCCCAATCAATTTCTGGAAAGGTTTCTCACGCAACTGGTGTTCCTCCCCCACCACCCTCATCTCTAAATGTGCCTCTCATTGCTGCACATCCTCTTCTATCTTCCCCCAAAATAAATGAGCTTCATGAGCTTCCTAGGCCTCCCGATTCTTTAGCTTCAAATCCTGTTCGCTCTGCTGTTGCTCTCGGGCATTCTGCTCCTCTAGTCAACAGAAATCAAGAAGTATCTCCAACATATAGGAATCCTTTACGGTCATCTAAAGAAGGCTCTCCACTTCCGCTCCCACGGCTAAGCATCTCTCGCAGTTTCTCCGTACGTACTAACAGTCAGGCGGCAATATCTCTGCATGCTGGCAAGGGGGCACAATCTTCTCAAATTGCAAAAAACATGGAAGAAGTTGCATCTCCTCCATCAACACCTGTAGCGTTTCTGAACATGAAGTCACCAAACAATTGGAAAATACGAG GTAGCTACTGA
- the LOC140806387 gene encoding uncharacterized protein — MACVSIWIDVPWDLVAREIMEDRIQPSASDIKICKSSDEILDQVTTLYDSGRSGFSTADATISLQTSELGLNDVTVKDMYGGSEGDRKTSKSEEDDGRDQINTEPLHQHL; from the exons ATGGCATGCGTTTCAATATGGATTGATGTGCCTTGGGACTTGGTGGCCAGAGAAATAATGGAAGATAGAATTCAACCATCTGCATCAGACATTAAAATATGCAAATCTTCTGATGAG ATTCTCGATCAAGTAACTACATTGTATGATAGTGGGCGAAGTGGGTTTTCTACAGCTGATGCAACCATTTCACTTCAGA CTTCTGAGTTGGGTTTGAATGACGTTACAGTGAAAGATATGTATGGAG GTTCTGAAGGAGATAGAAAGACTAGTAAGAGTGAAGAAGATGATGGAAGAGACCAG ATCAATACTGAACCCTTGCACCAACATCTCTAG